One genomic segment of Helianthus annuus cultivar XRQ/B chromosome 14, HanXRQr2.0-SUNRISE, whole genome shotgun sequence includes these proteins:
- the LOC110907377 gene encoding uncharacterized protein LOC110907377 has protein sequence MTTAVSTVMTSAVSTVMTSAVTVTTGLVTPLPNAVSHAEKPEKFSGVNFKQRQQKMFFYLTTLNLARFLTESKPHVDEGDMDGQSVSTMHAWNHSDFRCRNFILNGLVDTLYNVYCKAKNAKELWESLDRKYKTEDAGTKKFVVILHDIHAEGMMLSETFQVAAMIEKLPPSWVDFKNYLKRQQSGPKKVDGPETVKANLVEHGQSSKGKNSGKGGKKSHGKRSNLGPKGGVGKKKFQGTCYNCQKQGHKASECKLPKKENA, from the exons ATGACTACTGCTGTTTCTACTGTCATGACCAGTGCTGTTTCTACGGTCATGACTTCTGCTGTTACTGTCACTACCGGTCTAGTGACACCACTGCCTAATGCAGTGTCGCATGCTGAGAAACCAGAGAAATTCAGTGGTGTGAATTTCAAACAGCGGCAGCAAAAGATGTTCTTTTATCTGACCACACTGAACCTGGCAAGGTTCTTGACTGAATCTAAACCCCATGTTGATGAAGGGGATATGGATGGTCAATCTGTGAGCACGATGCATGCTTGGAATCATTCCGATTTCCGGTGCCGCAACTTTATTTTGAATGGTTTGGTGGACACATTGTATAATGTGTATTGCAAAGCAAAGaatgccaaagaattgtgggagtcTTTGGATCGCAAATACAAAACAGAAGATGCTGGCACTAAGAAATTCGTG GTTATCCTTCACGATATTCATGCGGAAGGAATGATGCTCAGCGAAACATTCCAAGTTGCTGCAATGATCGAAAAATTGCCACCAAGTTGGGTTGATTTCAAGAACTATCTCAA AAGACAACAAAGTGGCCCTAAAAAGGTTGATGGTCCTGAAACAGTGAAGGCCAATCTTGTTGAACATGGCCAATCTTCAAAGGGAAAAAACAGTGGAAAGGGTGGAAAGAAAAGTCATGGGAAACGCTCCAACCTTGGTCCTAAGGGAGGAGTTGGGAAAAAGAAGTTCCAAGGAACTTGTTATAATTGTCAAAAGCAAGGCCACAAGGCCAGTGAATGCAAGCTTCCCAAGAAGGAAAATGCTTGA